The genomic DNA CGCTGCGCGCCAACGGCATCAACTCGATGGGGCAGCTCCAGGCGCTGCTCGCCTCCGACGACTCCCGCCCGCCCGTGCACCTCGTCGCGCGCCCGGGTGAGATCTCGGCGGAGGAGCTCGCGCTGATCGTGGAGGGGGAGACCGGCCGGCTCTCGCCCTACGCGGTGTACCTGCCCGGCGGCGATCCGGGCGCGCTCGAACCCGTCCGCGACGGACTCGCGGGAGTGCAGGACGAGGGTTCGCAACTGGTAGCCCGCGCGGCGGCGGTCGCGCCGCTCGAGGGGCCCGACGGCGGCCGCTGGCTCGATCTCTGCGCGGGGCCGGGCGGGAAAGCCGCGCTGCTGGGCTCCCTCGCCGCGATCGACGGCGCCCGCGTCGACGCCGTGGAGCCCGCCGAGCACCGGGCGGAGCTGGTCCGCAAGGCGGTCACGGGGCTGCCCGTCGACGTGCACGTCGCCGACGGCCGCTCGTCGGGGCTGGAACCGGGCTACGACCGGGTGCTGGTGGACGCCCCGTGTTCGGGCATCGGCGCGCTGCGCCGGCGGCCGGAGGCGCGCTGGCGCAAGCAGCCGTCCGACGTCGCCGAGCTCACGGTGCTGCAGCGCGAGCTGCTCACGGCGGCCGCGGCGCTCTCCCGGCCCGGCGGCGTGGTGCTCTACGCGACCTGCTCCCCGCACGTGGCGGAAACGCTCGGCATCGTCGGCGACGACGAACTGCTGGCGGTCGCCGGACTGGAGCGGATCGACACCCGCCCGCTCGTCCCGGAGACCGGCCTGGCGCTGGGCGACGGCCCGCACGTGCAGCTCTGGCCGCACCTGCACGGCACCGACGGCATGTTCTTCCAGGCGCTCCGCAAGGGCTAGCCAACGAATTGAACACCGTTTCCGTTCACCGCGACCTGCGGTTTCAAGGACGGAAACGGTGTTCAATTCAGATGGGGTCAGCCCTTGAGGACGCCGCCCTTGGTGAACTCCTGGGTGAGCACGCCGCCGGGGCCCGGCTTGGCGTCGCCCTTCGGGTAGCCGACGCCGAAGGCGCCGCCGCCCTTGACCCACTGGTCCTTGATCTTGCCGGAGACGACGTGCGCGCCGTTCTCGGGCGACCAGACGATCGAGCCGTTCTGGAAGTCGTTGTAGGCGCCCGCCACGGACCCGGCGGTGGGTCCGCCGACGGACAGCTCGCTCATCAGCGGGAAGCCCAGCTTGCCGGTGGGGCCGCCCTGCTTGAGGTAGAGGTCGCGGATCGCGCCGGTCACGCCGGCCGCCTTGCCGCCGTTGACCTTCGGGTTCCAGTAGATGGTGCCGTTGGTGAACTCCTGCACCTTGGAGCCGCCCGCGACGTCCTTCTCGACACCGAGGGGCTGGCCGTACTTCTTCTGGCCGCCGTCCTTGGTGAAGGTGTCCTTG from Tsukamurella paurometabola includes the following:
- a CDS encoding RsmB/NOP family class I SAM-dependent RNA methyltransferase, yielding MGTRSTRRIGHDPRSRPVTDPARSAALETLAAVRERGAYANLVLPGLLREKRLKGRDAAFATELTYGACRAQGLLDAVIESASGRSTSDIDGPVLDALRLGVYQLLRTRVGAHAAVSETVDTVKASSGRGASGFANAVLRKVSKDDEDTWVTRVAPSAADDLLGHLAMQYAHPRWIAEAFWESLRANGINSMGQLQALLASDDSRPPVHLVARPGEISAEELALIVEGETGRLSPYAVYLPGGDPGALEPVRDGLAGVQDEGSQLVARAAAVAPLEGPDGGRWLDLCAGPGGKAALLGSLAAIDGARVDAVEPAEHRAELVRKAVTGLPVDVHVADGRSSGLEPGYDRVLVDAPCSGIGALRRRPEARWRKQPSDVAELTVLQRELLTAAAALSRPGGVVLYATCSPHVAETLGIVGDDELLAVAGLERIDTRPLVPETGLALGDGPHVQLWPHLHGTDGMFFQALRKG